The following are encoded together in the Girardinichthys multiradiatus isolate DD_20200921_A chromosome X, DD_fGirMul_XY1, whole genome shotgun sequence genome:
- the LOC124862510 gene encoding PRKCA-binding protein-like, with translation MFTDMDYELEEDKLGIPTVPGTVTLKKDANNLIGISIGGGAQYCPCLYIVQVFDNTPAALDGTLAAGDEITGVNGKTVKGKTKVEVAKMIQAVQGEAVIHYNKLQADPKQGKSLDIVLKKVKHRLVENMSSGTADALGLSRAILCNDGLVKRLEELEKTAELYKGLMEHTKRLLRAFFELSQTHRGFGDVFSIIGVREPQAAASEAFVKFADAHRNIEKYGIQLLKTIKPMLHDLNTYLHKAIPDTKLTIRKYLDVKFEYLSYCLKVKEMDDEEYTSIAMGEPLYRVSTGNYEYRLVLRCRQEARARFAKMRKDVLEKIELLDQKHVQDIVFQLQRFVSGMSHYYDDCYAVLKEADVFPIEVDLSRTMLNYSSQSLSCTDEDEEDGGGGEEGGSTQAENGTEKLIDDE, from the exons ATGTTCACAGACATGGATTATGAGCTGGAGGAGGACAAACT AGGGATACCGACGGTACCCGGCACTGTGACTCTGAAGAAAGATGCTAACAATCTTATCGGCATCAGCATTGGTGGTGGAGCTCAGTACTGTCCTTGCCTCTATATTGTCCAG GTGTTTGATAACACTCCAGCTGCTCTGGATGGGACGCTGGCAGCAGGTGATGAAATCACAGGTGTGAACGGGAAAACggtgaaaggaaaaacaaaggtGGAGGTGGCCAAGATGATCCAAGCTGTCCAG GGAGAGGCAGTAATTCACTACAACAAGCTGCAGGCCGACCCAAAACAAGGAAAATCTTTAGATATCG tgttaaaaaaagtaaaacatcgTCTGGTGGAGAACATGAGCTCTGGTACCGCAGATGCTCTTGGACTCAGCAGAGCTATTCTATGCAATG ACGGCCTGGTGAAAAGACTGGAAGAGCTGGAGAAAACAGCGGAGCTTTACAAAG GACTGATGGAGCACACAAAGCGGCTGCTCAGAGCTTTCTTTGAGCTTTCTCAAACTCATAGAG GGTTCGGAGATGTATTTTCTATCATCGGTGTGAGAGAGCCGCAGGCTGCTGCCAGCGAGGCTTTCGTGAAGTTTGCTGATGCTCATCGAAACATCGAGAAATATGGAATTCAGCTGTTAAAAACCATCAAGCCT ATGCTCCATGATCTGAACACGTACCTCCATAAGGCCATACCAGACACCAAGCTCACCATCCGCAAGTACCTGGATGTAAAGTTTGAATACCTG TCATACTGCCTGAAGGTGAAGGAAATGGATGATGAAGAATACACCAGCATT GCCATGGGAGAACCTTTGTATCGCGTGAGCACCGGGAACTACGAGTACCGTTTGGTACTAAGGTGTAGACAGGAAGCTCGGGCCCGCTTTGCTAAGATGAGGAAGGATGTTTTGGAGAAGATCGAGTTGTTGGATCAAAAACATG TTCAGGACATTGTGTTCCAGCTGCAGCGCTTTGTCTCAGGCATGTCTCATTACTACGACGACTGCTACGCCGTCCTGAAGGAGGCGGACGTGTTCCCCATTGAAGTGGACCTGTCCCGCACTATGCTCAACTACAGCAGCCAGTCGCTGTCGTGCACTGATGAGGACGAGGAGGACGGAGGAGGCGGAGAGGAGGGAGGGAGCACGCAGGCAGAGAACGGCACGGAGAAACTGATTGATgatgaatga
- the LOC124863071 gene encoding LOW QUALITY PROTEIN: galectin-1-like (The sequence of the model RefSeq protein was modified relative to this genomic sequence to represent the inferred CDS: substituted 1 base at 1 genomic stop codon) — MAELELKNVNLRPGDKLKVKGEILHDAERFQIDLGLSXDDLALHFNPRFHDDADGVVIVCNSKTAGCWGDEKREIHNPLQRGSDVKIVLKLSGDVFEVELPDGQEIQFPNRADTDVVTYIRVAGDFKLTSFKIF, encoded by the exons ATGGCT GAACTTGAACTGAAGAATGTGAACTTGAGACCTGGAGAcaaactgaaagtaaagggggaAATTTTGCATGATGCTGAGAG GTTCCAGATTGACCTGGGTTTGAGCTGAGATGACCTGGCGTTGCACTTTAACCCCCGTTTCCACGATGATGCAGATGGAGTGGTCATAGTGTGCAACTCAAAGACAGCAGGTTGCTGGGGCGATGAAAAGAGGGAAATACACAACCCTCTGCAGAGGGGCAGTGATGTGAAG ATCGTGTTGAAACTCTCTGGAGATGTGTTTGAGGTGGAACTTCCTGATGGACAGGAAATCCAGTTTCCTAATCGTGCAGATACGGATGTCGTCACCTATATCCGAGTGGCAGGGGATTTCAAACTTACAAGCTTCAAGATCTTCTGA